Proteins encoded within one genomic window of Mya arenaria isolate MELC-2E11 chromosome 13, ASM2691426v1:
- the LOC128213140 gene encoding uncharacterized protein LOC128213140, producing MDRDPEGKQAVSLRLSRVLGDIGVTREMVIWRRKTWLTIEKLATFFGTTDKTKDLHYSFFGSQSEGTTTFGMNSDIDVLNTNYATHVLLEMSEWRSGRIQSLLVLKNEHSPPQHCNMQMVRPDIPVPITLNMVREESKTAIADMEGRMLLKNSYFDILNRHFYGNEYVKNGPSRSLSKDYDSVNALSCTRLRDECMFFLRRPRPGHWPSLALLKKAKKTRTYFVPQGHAESSYPTLEWRFSTPHIERLLIFDLNMIKLKVYIVLKVLRITYFKPIFDDRLSTFHFKTALLFTVETYQPKIWKKKNILQCVIYCLTTLERWCRIHYCPHYTISGVDLFVGKLKKFELPRISAMLSDMIENISNYLVDIEMDRLGERMQMLTGTKFHIVNLSSKSDNEQSTLKYCLEELLKEFYNISTILGLSKEESASQLIIVCTKAVSDCQSFIKDTKQEFTKDVFCMLIIYLKSILVSVHGSVCIESRQNIAEQMNQPYQGSLDLSSGRLKFASMLYCTGQYEKAAAMLEQTEQLLHPDVWQLSFAAEILNVGRNRIFLRKLLDQPVSEIVKTFVLLSVTFFRQELNCVPKHLVYEMYRTFTPADIQQRKAGELYMAFAIIESLPFLYYLQYLTYRKLEQHDKKNSALIKLADYVKDTRDLCSYIETTLNVLGHCFELEDMLDLAWKCYSSSLRMFPYNNAARWHMAVIINKLINQ from the coding sequence ATGGACCGTGATCCTGAGGGAAAACAAGCAGTGTCCCTGAGACTATCCAGGGTGCTCGGGGACATCGGGGTCACAAGGGAGATGGTCATTTGGAGGAGGAAGACATGGTTGACCATTGAAAAGCTTGCAACTTTCTTTGGTACTACTGACAAAACTAAAGACTTACACTATTCCTTCTTTGGAAGCCAATCTGAAGGCACGACGACTTTCGGAATGAATTCAGATATAGATGTTTTAAACACTAACTATGCCACACATGTACTGCTGGAGATGTCTGAATGGCGGTCTGGAAGAATACAGAGCCTCCTGGTTCTTAAAAATGAGCATTCCCCGCCCCAACATTGCAACATGCAGATGGTCAGGCCGGACATTCCAGTGCCAATCACATTGAACATGGTAAGAGAGGAATCAAAGACAGCGATAGCGGACATGGAGGGGAGGATGCTTCTTAAAAACTCATACTTTGACATATTGAATAGACATTTTTACGGAAACGAATATGTTAAAAACGGTCCGTCTAGAAGTCTGAGTAAAGATTATGATAGTGTGAATGCGCTGTCCTGTACCAGACTCCGAGATGAATGTATGTTCTTCCTTCGCAGACCACGGCCTGGGCATTGGCCCAGCCTTGCGTTATTGAAAAAGGCAAAAAAGACTCGAACATATTTTGTCCCACAGGGACATGCTGAGAGTAGTTATCCCACACTGGAATGGAGATTTTCTACACCTCACATAGAAAGGCTGCTGATATTTGACTTGAATATGATCAAACTTAAAGTATACATAGTTCTCAAAGTATTAAGAATAACATATTTCAAGCCCATATTTGATGATAGGTTAAGCACATTCCACTTTAAGACAGCCTTATTGTTTACCGTGGAAACATATCAACCAAAAATctggaaaaagaaaaatattctacagtGTGTTATCTACTGTCTTACCACACTTGAGCGCTGGTGTAGGATACATTATTGCCCACATTACACTATATCTGGCGTGGACTTGTTTGTTGGGAAACTGAAGAAGTTTGAGCTGCCACGTATCTCAGCAATGTTGTCAGATATGATAGAAAACATAAGCAATTATCTGGTAGACATAGAAATGGACCGATTGGGTGAGAGAATGCAAATGTTAACAGGAACCAAATTCCATATCGTGAACCTATCATCAAAATCTGACAATGAACAAAGCACACTGAAGTACTGTTTGGAGGAACTTCTAAAAGAATTTTACAACATATCAACAATCTTAGGACTTTCAAAAGAGGAAAGTGCCTCACAGCTTATCATAGTATGTACAAAAGCGGTAAGCGATTGCCAGTCATTCATAAAGGACACTAAGCAAGAGTTTACTAAGGATGTATTTTGcatgttaataatttatttgaaatccATCTTAGTGTCAGTACATGGATCTGTTTGTATAGAGTCACGTCAAAATATCGCAGAACAAATGAACCAACCGTACCAAGGTTCTTTGGATTTGTCTTCCGGTAGATTGAAATTTGCCTCAATGTTGTACTGCACCGGGCAGTATGAGAAGGCAGCAGCAATGTTGGAACAAACAGAGCAACTTCTGCATCCAGACGTGTGGCAGCTCAGTTTTGCAGCAGAAATTTTAAACGTCGGACGCAATCGTATCTTTTTGAGGAAACTACTGGACCAACCTGTTTCAGAGATTGTTAAGACATTTGTTTTACTCAGTGTCACGTTCTTCCGCCAGGAACTAAACTGTGTACCCAAACATTTGGTGTATGAGATGTACAGAACTTTCACACCTGCAGACATTCAACAACGTAAAGCCGGTGAACTTTATATGGCCTTTGCAATTATTGAATCACTTCCATTTCTCTACTACTTGCAGTACCTCACATACAGAAAACTTGAACaacatgacaaaaaaaattcagCATTAATTAAACTTGCTGACTACGTTAAAGATACAAGAGATTTGTGTAGCTATATCGAGACGACGTTAAATGTACTAGGCCACTGTTTTGAACTGGAAGACATGCTTGACCTGGCTTGGAAATGCTACTCTAGTTCTCTGAGAATGTTTCCCTACAACAACGCTGCAAGGTGGCACATGGCagttataataaacaaactaaTTAACCAATGA